Within Streptomyces antibioticus, the genomic segment CGATCGACGGGTTGCGGTCCCGCCCCTGCTCGATGCGCGTCAGATACTCCACGCTGATGCCGGCCCGGGCGGCGAGGTCGATGCGCCGCAGTCCGGGTGAACGGCGGCGGCCGCGGTCCGGCAGCCCCAGCGACTCGGGCTGGATGCTGTCCCGCTTGGCCCTGATGAAATCCCCCAACGGCGTACCCATGACCCGAGGATATGGGCCGCCGGGGCGAGCGGCGCGGGCTCAGCGTGGCCCCACGAGGGCCAGCCTGGCCACGGCCTGGCTGCGACCGGGGCGCGGCCCGATCGTGGAGGTCATGAAGAGCGCACACAACCTCGCCGTCATCGTCGGAAGCGTCCGCGAGAACCGGTTCGGACCGACGGTCGCTTCCTGGGCCGCCGAACAGGCCGCGGCCCACGGGGGATTCGAGGTCCACACCGTCGATCTTGCCGACTACGACCTCCCGTTGGCACTGCCCGACGCCTCCCCGAAGCACGCGGGCGACGACTACCCCCGCCCCGCCGGTATGGCCCCGCTGACCGCGGCCCTGACCCGCGCCGACGCCTTCCTCGTCGTGACACCCGAGTACAACCACAGCTACCCCGCCTCCCTGAAGGCCGCCGTGGACTGGCATTTCACCCAGTGGGCGGCCAAGCCCGTCGCCTTCGTCAGCTACGGCGGTGCCGCGGGCGGACGTCACGCGGTGCTGCATCTGGAGAACGTGCTGAGCGAACTGCACGCCGTGACGATCCGCGACGGCCTCGCCTTTCCCCTCCTCTACACGGAATGGCGGGACGGCAGCCCCGTCGACCCGGACGCCCCCGGCTACGCCAAGACGATGCTCGACCAACTGGCCTGGTGGGCAGGGGCCTTGCGCACGGCCCGGGAGGCGATTCCCTATCCGGCGTGACGTCACGACTCCCGCACGGGCGGGAATTCGCCCCGTACCGCCGCCAGTAGCGTGAGCACACGGCGCGGAGGCATGACGGGGGGCTTCCGGACGCCGCGTCCTTCCCACGCCACGGTGCGACGGTGCAGGCCCCTCGCGCGCAGCCGTCCGTGCCTCGGGCACGCCTGAAGAACCCCCGGCGGGAGGCTCCGTATGCCGCCGTCGTCGTTCCGACCATCGTTCGCAACCCGTACCCGAACCTCCAGCGCCGAACTGCACGCCGAGCGCCGCCGGTCGGTGACGGCTCGCGTCGCGGCGCTGGCGCCGGATCCGGCCAGGCCCGTCCCCGGTGTCGTCGTGGAACTGCGCGAGGCCGTCGTGCTCGCGCGCTACGAGGACGCCGCCGCGTCGGGCCTGGAACGGCGGCTGCACGGCGCCCTGCCCGAACCGCCGTCCCCCGACCCGCCGGACGCCGATCCCCGTCGCCCCGGCGGAGCCTGGCGGTGGCTCTCCGAGACCCTCGACCGGGGCGTCAAACTGAGCACCGTAGAGGCCGCGTTGCTCGCCATGGCGGCCAGGGGCGAGCCGCACGGCGTCGAACTGTCCGGCACGCTGATGGCGACCGGCATCGGCGATCTGCACGCCGTGCACGCCGAGTTGTCGCACGCCGGCGAGGCGGCCGTCCACTATCTGCGTGACGTCGTGGCACACACCGACTACCTGGACCATGCGTGGGACGTCCTCCAGGAGCAGGCGCTGCCCACCCTCGTGGACACCGTCAAAGGGCTGCTGCACATCAGCGCCGAGGCGGACGTGTCGCTGGGCGGACTCGTCTCCCGCGCCCTGCACGACCAGGCCCTCGGTGTCGGCAAGACCCTTTTCGAGGAGTTCCTCCACCATCCGCTGGGCGAGGACATGACGGCCCACCTCGATCTCGCGGCCCAGCACGGCCTGGACGCCCTGGAACACATGGGCACGGGCGTGCTCCACGCGATCACCGACTCCGGGATCCCCTTCTTCGGACTGCTGTTCTCCTCGGCCCGGGAGTTCCGCAAGGTGCGGCGAGGCGAGATCGACATGTGGCTGGCGGCCCAGCACGTCGTGGAGGACACGGCGTCCGCCGCGATCGGCGCCCACGCCGGCATGATCGTCGGCGCCGCGCTCGGACTCTCCGGCGTCGGCCTGTTCGTGGCGCCGGTCGTGGGCGCCGCGGTCGGCCGCTTCGTCATGCACTGGATTCGCGGCCTCGCCGAGGACGACCCGGGCACCAGGATGCCCGCCCTGGCCGCAGCCTACGACGAGGCCCTGAGTGCCCATCAGAAGGCCGTCGAGCACTCCCTCAGAACCCGCATCGACGAAGCCCACGCCTCCTACTCCGCCGGTTCCGAACCCGTCCCGCGCCTCGACGCCTCGGCCGTACGGGCCAGGGTCCACACGGCCGTGGAACGCCAACTAGCCGACGTCACGGGCGTACTGGGCGAGGCGCGGTCGTACATGGAAGACACCGATGACGCCGTGTTCCGGGTGAAAGTGGAGCAACTGCGCGTCCAGGCCCGGCGCTGCCGGGACGACGTGGCGCGCTCGCACCGTATGGCTTCGGCCGGGGACCACCTCACGGCGCTCACCGTCCTGCTCGACAACGTCCCGCCCGCCACGGAGGAGGGCGTCGAGGACGGCGCGCACCCCGAGGACGCCCGATACCGTGCGGCGCTGCTCGCCGAGGCGACCGAGCTCCAGCGGCTGCGCCACGAGCACCGCGAGGCCGTGACCCGGTGGATGACGCGCGGTGCCGCCGGGCAACGGGAGGTCATGCTCGCCCTCGAACAGCACCACAAGCGGGACACCGAGGACACCGAGGACGCGCTGCGACAGGCCGGCGACGCACTCGGCGAGGCCCTGAAGGCGCTGCCGCCACCGTCCCGACCTGACGAAGAACCACCGCGGCCCGGCGAGGGGCCCGGCGGGACGAAGGGACACCGATGACGACCTTTCCCCGGCGCACCGTTCCGACGTACACCGCCGACGGCAGCGAGCAGGTGGCCGCGCTGCTCGCCGCGGAGCGCGCCGTCCGCTCCGAAAGCCCCACCCCCGGCGAGTACTTCGCCGTCGTCACCGTCGTCAGCACCGACACGGTCGGCGAACTCGCGGCCGCAGACCCCCTGATGGACGCCCAGCGGACGCTGCTCGCCGAGCACCGGCGCTGGCATGCGGCCGACGACGCCTTCCGTATCTGGGCGAGGGACCCGCGCCCCGCGATCCGGCGGGAGACGGCGTACGAGGCCGAACGCGCCCGCGCCGCCGAGGAACGCGCCGCGGACCGCGGTCCGGCCGCCCTGTTCACCCTGCCCCGGCATCTGCTGATCGTCACCGAACTGATCCTGGTGCTCACCGAGTTCCTGTTCTGGCTCAACGCCTTCACGTTCGGCGACGCGACCGGCGGACTCGACCTGCGCGGCTACGCACTGGCCGCCGTGATCCCCGTGAGCAGCGTGCTGGCGGTGCGGGTGGCGGGCGCGCTGTGCCGGCCGTTCGCCGCGCGGCTCGGCAGCTCCGGCGGCGACGGGGCGACCCGTCCCCGCCCCTCGCCCGTCGGCCCGGCGGCCGCCCTGCTGGTGGCTCTGGGCCTGATCGCGGTGACCTGCCTGCTCACGGCCCAGCGCCTCGACGGCTCGTCCGCCTTCGCCGCGTTCGGGGACCTCAGCCCCAGCGGGCCACTGGTCGCCCTCGTCTTCGCCGGACTGCTCCTGGCCGACCTCCTCGCCCGGATCTTCGGACGCGAGCGGAATCGGGACGCGGTGGAGACGGCCCGGGACAAGGAGGTGCGTGCTGACGACAGCAGGGAGCACCGCCTGCGCGGCGACTGGCGGAGCGCCCGAACGGCCTACGAGGAAGCGGGTATCGAGCTGGACCGGCTCGTGAACGACCTGATGGTGACGGCCGTGGGCAGCCGGGCCGCGGCCGCCGCACTCATCCTCGCCGAACGCTCCCGGCACAAGCCGCCCGTGTCGGGCGAGGAGGACAGCGGCCTGTCCGCCTCCTCCCACCCCGACGGTGATCCGCGACTGCACATCGCGGGACTTGACGTCCCCGACGTGGCGTTCCGCCATGTGCGGGCCGCGCGGGCGCTGCGGGCGCGACTGGAGGGGGAACTGCCGCGGGCGCTCCCGCCCCAGGGGGCCGGCGGAGCGGGCGGTACGGAGGACACCGGAACCCCTGACGACGGCTTCGGGAGCGACCGGTGAGCCCGGGCGGCGCTCCCCGGCTGGCGGTGCACGCCCGTCTCGCGCGATCGAAGCGGCTGGCGGGAGCGCGGTCCGTGGAGCTGCCGGCGGCCCCGCTCCCCGCCCGCCTGGTCTGCGCCCGCCTCGGCGGCGAGCCGTTCGGCCCGCCGCTGCGTCTCGTCGTGGCGCTGGACGTCTCCCTGTCGTCCCTGCGCGCGCTCCCCGCCGCCGCGCCCGGACTCGACGCGTTCGCCGTCTGGCTCGGCGGTGAACTGCGGGACGACGACGAACTCGCCGTGGTGGACTTCGCGGAGACCGCCCGCGTCCGCCTCGAACCGGCCCCGATCGGACGGCCGTTCGCCCTGCCCGCCCCGCTCGGGCCCGAACTCGGCCACACCGCATCGACGCTGGACGCCCTGACCGGGCCGGTCGGGGCCCTGTGCGCCGTCGACCGGGACACCGTCCTGGTGGTCCTGAGCACGGGGGAGCTGACCGGGCTGCCCGACCACAACTCCGGTGGCGACACTGACCACTTGGCGCTCATCGGGCTGCGCGCGGTCCGTATGCCCGCCTTCCACCGCTCCGGCCTCGGCCGGGTCCCCGGCTGGGACCCGCCGCACGGCCCCGCGCCGCGCGTCTACGACGGCCGGGACGCGGAGGACGTCGCGCTCGCCCTCGGGGTGAGCCTCGCCGCACTGACCGGGCGGCCGTTGGTCGTCCGCTGAGGCCGCCCGGACATTCGGGACACGAGTGGATCCACTAGGGGGAGCGAGAAGTGAAGAGGACGACACCGCGCCGGACGGCCGTCCTGGCGGCGGCGCTGCTGATGGCGTCGGCGCTCGCCGGCTGCCAGGACGAGGGCGGCGGCGACAACACGACCGT encodes:
- a CDS encoding NADPH-dependent FMN reductase, coding for MKSAHNLAVIVGSVRENRFGPTVASWAAEQAAAHGGFEVHTVDLADYDLPLALPDASPKHAGDDYPRPAGMAPLTAALTRADAFLVVTPEYNHSYPASLKAAVDWHFTQWAAKPVAFVSYGGAAGGRHAVLHLENVLSELHAVTIRDGLAFPLLYTEWRDGSPVDPDAPGYAKTMLDQLAWWAGALRTAREAIPYPA